TTTGAGGTTTCGCAAGCACCACACTTTCGCGGCCGCCCTCCACAAAGGGGAGCATGCTGCGACCGTTCACGGGGAACGTGACGCACACACCCGATTGAACCAGACGGATGGCTTCTGCCATAATCTGGGCGTCCGTCGGGGTTTTCGCTGCCACGGCATCAAAACAGATCTTTGCCGCCGCCTCGTCGGGCAGGCATTCCAGGTAATACATCCTGGCGGACTTTGCAAGCGCATTCTCCGTCTGGTGCAAGGAATCCGCCATGGCGCGATCCCAGCGCTTTCCCGAAATGCTAATCACAAGCGCGGCATAAGCTTCGACACCCTCCAAACGGCGAATCTTGTTGTAGGGAGCCTGACTCAAAAGCACAATGCCTCCCAAGGGGAGAGCCACATTCTTGTAGCACGGAGTCTTCCCGCTCCACGGCGAACCGTAGACCCAAATTCCGTCTTCCCGAATGCGCACCACCGGATTGTCGTCGTTTATGAGTTCGCAACCATCGATGTACTTGAGCCAGAGCCTTGCGTGCGTACTCTTGCCCGTCCCGCTCTTGCCCAAAAACAGGTAGCCCATGCCCGAGTGACTCACGACAGCCGCGTGAAAAAGAGCCGTTCCCATTTTTGATGTTGACAAGGCATACAAAACCATCAAGGAATTGTTCAAGGCAAACTTTGGGAAAGAATCCTCCAGCAAAAGTTTTGCACTGGAATAATCCGGCGTACAAACCAATGTTCCCGTAAGGGAACTGCCCAAATAGAACTCATAAACCGATTCGCCCGCGCCCGTGTGCCCGCACACAATGCGCTGCCCCTCGTCTTCTTGGCGTGTTTCCTCCACAAATTCCACGGCAGGCGTTCCGTCCGCACTAGCTTCGCGATTTTCAATATTCAATTCAAAAATCAAGCTGGAGCCGGCATCGGATTCAGGGCACTCGAAGGGACCTGCGTTCTCCAGCATCCCGTCAAAAGCGAATTCCGCCTTCACGGCAAAAACATGACCTGCGACCTTGTAAAACCTAGTGTTCAACATCACCTCCCGCCCAAGGCGAGCTTTCCCACCCTCATGCGTTTGGGAATCAACGAGATAGTCGCCTTCCAATACCTGAATTCACACCAAATGACCTCGACCGGGTCAAACGGAATAAAACGGACAGCCCTGATGCGGTCCTTGACCCAACGTCTCAAAATTCCCTTGTTGTAGCGACTGTCATAGAATCCAAAGTTCCCGCCCGAAAGAATCACCTTAAGCAGCCACTTGCCTCGGTAAGCGTCCGGCACGCATAGCATCTGCTCGTGCCCCAACGCAAGGACCTCCTGCAGAACCCACATCACCGCAGCGGCAATGTAACTGAGCCCCAGACGGCGCAACTGCCGCGCCACATACTCGCGATCTTCGCTGGAGGCATTTTGCAGCAGGACATAATAGTCCACCAGCTGGCGGAGGCCAATACCACCACCAAACAAGTGCTGGTATATGTGCGACAATTGCATCACCAGGGCAAAACGGAACGAGGGTACGTAAAATCCCTCGGGTACAAGCTCCAGGTTTTTCAACTCAGAGTTCAAATAAGCCTGCAAACGACGGTTGGCAAAGGGATTTCTGCTGCCCGAAGAAGCCCTGTAATGAATCTCCACCGTAACGCCGTTAGCATCCTTAGGAAGGTGCACGTGATGGCGACTACA
This genomic stretch from Fibrobacter sp. UWP2 harbors:
- a CDS encoding nucleotidyltransferase family protein; translated protein: MTTYYSHLFLLLRAGLGQSMANLELLSAEEWGLLYKQASKQSLIGILYEAINRLPKGNRPPVPVLMRLAYEAEAVKGMNLLQNKEAARLTSLFVAEGVRTAVLKGQANSRLYPDPLIRQPGDIDLWVEGGRENVLALLKKMHFPVGPCSRHHVHLPKDANGVTVEIHYRASSGSRNPFANRRLQAYLNSELKNLELVPEGFYVPSFRFALVMQLSHIYQHLFGGGIGLRQLVDYYVLLQNASSEDREYVARQLRRLGLSYIAAAVMWVLQEVLALGHEQMLCVPDAYRGKWLLKVILSGGNFGFYDSRYNKGILRRWVKDRIRAVRFIPFDPVEVIWCEFRYWKATISLIPKRMRVGKLALGGR